The nucleotide sequence CCCGCGCGTCTGCCACGTTGGTGGCCAGTTCATTGAGCGGTTGCTCCGAACCGGCGAGCAGCCTCTCGAGTTCGGCCAAGTCGGCAGCAGAGCGTTTGAATCCCTCGGCGTAGGTGCTCAGCGACGTTGCCCGGCCGGTGATGACGTAGCCACGCACCCCGCGGTCCATCTCGCCAATGGCGACGTCTAGGTCATTTGACGCGTCGGCTGCGGGCTGCAGAGTCGACGCGACGGACTGGCCAGCATCGCGCGCATCGCTGAATCGGCTCGCAATGATGGTCGCACCAAGGCCTAACACCACGACGGCAATCAGCGCCATCAAGAGCACGCCGGTGCGCAAGCCCGGACTTCTGCGCAACCTCACTCCGCGAAGGCTAGTGGCACCGGCGCGTGCTTGCCGACGCGAATGCCTAGAGCAGCGTCCAGGCCTCAGTCAGCACTGAACGCAGGATGCCCTCGATCTCATCGAACTCGGGTTGGCCGACAATCAGCGGAGGGGCCAACTGGATCACCGGATCGCCACGGTCATCGGCCCGGCAGTAGAGACCGGCATCGAAGAGCGCTTTGGATAGGAACCCTCGCAGGATTCGATCAGATTCGGCCTCGTTGAATGATTCCTTGGTCGCCTTGTCTTTGACCAGTTCGATGCCGTAGAAGTAGCCCTCGCCACGGACGTCGCCCACGATGGGCAGATCGTGCAGTTTCTCCAGCGTGGCGCGGAAGTTGGGTTCGTTGTCGCGGACCCGGCCGTACAGATTCTCCCGTTCCATGATGTCGAGGTTCGCCATGGCGACCGCGCAGGAGACCGGGTGGCCGCCAAACGTGTAGCCGTGCAGGAATGAGGTCGTGCCCTTGGAGAACGGCTCGAACAGTCGGTCACTGACCGCCATCACGCCGAGCGGTGAGTACCCGGACGTCAANNNNNNNNNNNNNNNNNNNNNNNNNNNNNNNNNNNNNNNNNNNNNNNNNNNNNNNNNNNNNNNNNNNNNNNNNNNNNNNNNNNNNNNNNNNNNNNNNNNNAGGCCATCGAGGTACTCGCGACCTTTGTCGTCCCAAATCCGCGCCCCGTCGCCTTTGACGATGACGGGGATTTGCTCACCCTCCTCGTACGCGGAGTGCCTGGTGAACGCGAGCCAAAGGTGCTCGCGGGCACGTTCGGAGAGGTTGGTGTGATGGTGTTGATCGGGACTCATGGCGTCATCGTAGGTGCGCGACGGTCTGCGGGCACAACGGTCACAGGCGCAGGAGAGTGAGTGCCCCGAGGATGACCTTCCCGAGCCTCTAGCGACAGTCCGGGAAATAGGCCCTAGTGTTTGTCTTATGGCTGAGAATCTGCGAGTACAGAACTTCATCAATGGTGAATTGGTTGACTCGGTTGACGGTG is from Candidatus Nanopelagicales bacterium and encodes:
- a CDS encoding aminotransferase class III-fold pyridoxal phosphate-dependent enzyme — its product is LTSGYSPLGVMAVSDRLFEPFSKGTTSFLHGYTFGGHPVSCAVAMANLDIMERENLYGRVRDNEPNFRATLEKLHDLPIVGDVRGEGYFYGIELVKDKATKESFNEAESDRILRGFLSKALFDAGLYCRADDRGDPVIQLAPPLIVGQPEFDEIEGILRSVLTEAWTLL